The Hippoglossus hippoglossus isolate fHipHip1 chromosome 24, fHipHip1.pri, whole genome shotgun sequence genomic interval CAGCAGCCTCTCAGCAGACACCCCAACCCAGCCAGTGGGGCTCATTAGTGCAATGCCAAGCATATGATTCCTCACTGACTTCCCACTCGTGATCATTGCCAATCAGAGTGTCTCTGCAGCTTGCAGGCACTGCAGCCAGAAAGTGAACCTGCTTTTCTGCAGTTGATGCTGGAGGTTTTTTTGAGTCTGGGCAGCTCGAATGCTCGTAGCAGGTGGCCTTTGCCTTGGTGCTGTGTACTTGATGACTCTGTGGTCAATGCAGGCCCAACCCACTGATATCTGGCCTACTGCAATTCTTGGAAGTGATGGACCTACTAAGTTTAGAGGAGGGGTGAAAGTGGAGAAGGAGTACAGTATACCAACATTCATGTGACTAGATGAGCCAGACACTATGACTAAACTTCAGTTAACACGCAACTTTAAATGCCAAGTATTCACACTTGTTAAATTACTGCAGAGAACATTAAATCAACAGGGGATCACCAGGGCGACCTCCAAACTGACAGTAGATGTTGTGAAATATTTGGCTGAACTAGGGTTTAAAAAACATCATTCACCTTATTGGTGAATTactaataaattcataataaccgagtactttatgtatataaatcattaattgaattTATAAAAGCCCCAAAACTCCCAATCTAGGACATATATctatcatgtaaaacactctgcaatggtcgcaccacatttggtcgcaccacatgatatttttctagttcagtcaaaatttacagccacagaattggccacctaaagaaaacaaactaggtcagcacaaaaggtcactatgacatttataatcaaaatatatattttttagaaataacttagaattcatagtttttttgaGGTCATACCACATGATATCCAAATGTGGCAACTACATACCAGCTgtgaaaaaggttatttttttccaaatttgagagagagttacaaacctgttgctgcttccatgGGTCCTTGGCAAAATGGTttatgatgcaacttcctgtctttgaatggatttcaacatcaaagtcccaAATTGGTCCTTTCTTGATGGTCGCGCCAcattatatttcataaaatggacatcatcggacaaagtttgtttgtatactatgatggaaatataaatgcaaatgctttgcaattttgtacaggattacaaaagactttggaaatcatgccaaatatggcagaaaataaatttgaatagattttgagtaatttcaaagaagttttcacaacagcagtcatggccggacggttgcaccacatgatattttgacactttaaaaaacagaaacatttaaataactaatggtttttggaaatttaaagtgtgtacatatacgggacaggtactacatatatatatgatatttctttatgtatttaaacctttttttaacagaagaaaatgcagtCGGACAGAAAATATAGGCGTCACGTCAATGACCCATATGTTTTATTACTTCTGACCATATAGGTGTAAAATGATGTGATCTGAGATGTCGTCCATATTAACTTTGTTTGAGTGGAAACAATTCATCAGTGGAGCTTTTTGAGGAAGGAAACTTTGTTATTCATTTAACATGTCCCTCCTTCACGAGCACTGTATCTCGCTTGACCACTGCAGATAAAATACTCAGAATAACCTCTGTTACACCAAACTTGATGAATATACGCAGTGTTTAAAAGCAAGTAAACCTGCTTATAAAGGCGATTGACTCGTTTTCTATTGCCAGTGGAGGATTTTGCCTCTCTTCGCTGTCTTGCTAAATAAGCGCGTTCACCCGGGTGCCTAGTTTCAATCACTGCCAATCAGAGCCGGAGCCgatttaaaaacctgtgttttctgctgagtCACTTAACCCGGAAGTGAATGCTGATATAATCCATTCCCACTGCAgaaaaaagccagatgttatcGAGTGTTCGGGTTTTTTTTGACCTGTGGAAAAGGGCTACTTAGGGAGTAGTAGTCATTGTGAAGTAGTGTCTTGGCTGTTGAGAGAACGTTCTCAGGGCATCGCCTCAGATGGCCATGGGGATTCCCTCAAGGGAAAGTGGCAGAGGGGGAAGTTGAGGAGGGCATGTTAAAACCACTAATGAAGTGGGGCCAGTGTTTCCGTGCCTTTAGTAGCGTCTAATGGCCCCAGTGTTGTTATCACGCCTGAGTGGCTGGTCAGCGTTCTGAAGGAGCACAGTCCTGCGCTGCTCTGCCTTTGTTACCCTTTTCTCCCTGTGGTCTAGATACAGGCGAGCAGTGGCCTAgttaactttaaaaataatcCACTGAACCAGGCCATTGCCTCCTGATTCACATTCCCTTTGTACATTTGGGTAATTGAAACAGACCCAAGATCCTGATAAGAAACCCCGGCCAAAATAATTCCTCAGGCTGGAGCCAGCgccacatttttattcttttaatcttaaaatgtgttgttcCAAAACATAATTAACTAAAGGAAGGGGTTTGAATTGATAAAGTATCACACTGTACTGCATGTGGACAATTAGTAACATTACATAAGAGCAGGCGATATGCAACAAAACAACCATTGAAATTAGTGTGATGTTAGTTTTGATTTTGCAGCACATAACCAAAAATGTGCAGTTAATTTACCGAATGCGTCTCAACTCTCTGAATTTAgttttcctcccttctctcttgcAGGTATGCTGCAGAACGGAAAGAAGTTTGACTCCTCTCGAGACCGGAACAAGCCCTTTAAGTTCAAGATTGGACGCCTGGAGGTCATTAAGGGCTGGGAGGAAGGAGTAGCACAGGTGAGAGGGGAACGCTGAGGAGCTTTGCTTTGCTACATAATAGGGAGtagcttttatttgtttatagcTGCAGTTACAGCTGTTAAGTTCCCTTTTTCATGTATGTCTGTGATGTTTGAAGAGACGATACCACCCATTTGGTCCTAGTTCGTATACGTGTGAAAGTCGTATTATTACTTGATAATGCAGTAAAAAAGATCAGATGATTCTTAAGTAGTTTTCTATGGGGGTGTGTTCAAGTCCCATACTTTTAACACATTGCTGTGGGGGGGTGCACAAAGTAAacacagctgctctcagacaagGCTGCGtccttcgctgattcgtcaggctcctgtcacatgacccccttccggAACAAAACACCCGGCATTAGCCTCGGgtaccagtgtagaacgcaacatcGCTAATTATAAACTAGCATTGCCCGTGCACCCTGCTGTGTTTGCTTACAGCTGTtatgcagttaaattctgtattttacaaagatgcaactgtttacatgtgtaggagacaagcTGTTATTCCAGTAATCTGTGTACACCAGCACGCGCGTGCCTTCTCATTTACACTGGGACACGCATGGCCAGTGTGCGCAAGCGGTCACGTGATATGCCTTTACAagcgtgttagtatggacagggattaaaactgatacgaAGCCAAAACGATTGTGTGGACCGAAGTTGCTTTAGTTTGAATAAGTTTCCTCAAAAGTATGAAATTATGTATCTAAAATTCTCTGCCATATTTTTGCTTTTGTCAGCTAAATTGTAAAGTAAACAAAAATGAGTTGTGATTGGTCTAAAACATGGAAGTCACCAGTTTGGTTTGTTAACCTGTAATATATtttgcaataaataaataaataggagcTCGTGTTAATGTTGCGTGTTTCCTCCTGTGGCAGGTTAGAATGTTTTCTGTGATGAAGACCTGTGTGTACGTGTAGGGTCTTTAAAACGGCACATGAGAATAAAGAGAATAGtcagttatgttttcatttgttccgCCTGTCCTGCAGATGAGCCTGGGGCAGAGGGCTAAAATCACTTGCACACCAGATATGGCTTACGGAACGACAGGCCACCCCGGAGTCATCCCCCCCAACGCCACGCTTATATTCGATGTGGAGCTGCTCAAGCTGGAGTGAAATACGAAGGCTGAAGGTCGACGAGTTTGCATTCGCCACGACCTGTTTCCACAGGGTGCTGCCTCCTATTGTTTCTACAATCTTCTACTGTTACAATATTTAAACGTTTACTGCTGCTTTGTTTCCATCCTGTCACAATAAATAACGATGCaagaaaatgaacacaaaccacattttggtttgttgtttcGAGATgctatattttcatttaatgtcATTGAAGTTGTAAATTTTGTTCAACCAAGAGAAAATCAGTCACCTGATGAAAAGCCTAAGTACTACGTTGCAATCGAAATATACTGCCTTACAGTTTcaaggacggggggggggggggggcatacaTGTGTTAGATACTTTTGCTCTATTTTAACTGGGCATTATATACCAGTCTCTGCATTGCCACTTTGGTTGAGGTTTGTCCCGTGAAATGTTCTGAACAATGTTGCttttttaagtatattttataTCCCTCGTAAGTAATTACTGCTAGTGTACCCTGTCCGATCTTACCCAATCCAACACTGTACAGAACCCCGCAAGAGGCGTTGCTACTGCTGTGACAGTTTATCGACCAACTCTTCAATAAAAATGGCATGTACCTTGTTGAGAAGTCGGCGTCCTGTGTGTTATAACCTCCACCAAGCAGGTTGtgatttcacccctgtccaAGAAAGGTTGGgttgggctgtgtgtgtgtgtgttgttacctGAAATACTGGGAATCCTTGCAGCGCCCCTGGGTGCATCCACATGATGAGatgaggagggacaggagggagttacaaCACAGAATTTCAAcgaaagacaaaaataaacagatataAGGCGGAGGAGGAATCTGAGAAAGATGGACGAGGATTGGCGGTAGCTCTCTCTGTGGTGAGCGGCTCACCTGTGGAGCTGCTGACTGTTTATCGATCAACTCTGGAATAAAAATTGACATGTGCTCTGCAAATAAATCCTCAGCCagtgaggttatgttttcgtcccTGTCcggttggttggttagttgttagcaggattacgtgAAAACTACTAAATCGTCCCATTGAtgaaaggatgggacatgggccaagacaGAAAATTTGGTGGGGGTAGATCTAGGATCttctttttgtaattttcatcaGTTACGTAGGGAagaattcatggatattgatcttttaaaaaaaaatctgccacatttaggggactgatatcgatgagtgtgtgcagtttggtgcagcttgatggaatTTTAAGGGACTGTTGCTGAAGGTTTTTGCTAAACTGTGCCATTCTGACTAATAATAGAGGGCATGCCTTAAGAGAGCCAGTGCTTGACAGGAGCTTCTACAGGAACAACGCCTCCTGGTGGTGAAGGTCATCAGCAGCCTAGTGAAGAACAGCAGTGAGTGAAGTCCTACTTGCTCTGAATGGAATCTGTAATGCAAAACGATGTGTCTGTAATAAAAGGCTACAACATGTATTTTCCATATAAGTTACGTCACTGTGTATAATTAAATACACTCACttgagaaaatacacaaacaataacCCACGTTGCTTATCTCCACTAAATTCAACAATCTTTGCTTTGACATCTACTTCCGGTGTCGCAGGTCGAAGTTCGCAGCACGCGATTGGTCGAATGTCAGTGTAGTGAAACTTCATTGGTCGGACGGACACACGCCTTTAGTGAATTTATGAGAGAACAACACAGGACAAGGTCAGAACATTAtcctgaaacatttaaaaacccaAAAGTGCTGGGAGGCATTTAAGCAGCGCGGTTCACGGCAGTCGCTGTCGTCTCGGTCTCCCCCCCCTGCTAACCTCTGTAGCGATGCTACATCTGATGTTAGCTAACAAGTGCGTAGCTTAGCAGCGCAGTTAACGTTGCTGCAATTTAAAGTTGTGCTTATTGTCTCTGTTACATCTCGTTGGAACAGTCAGGTCAGTAGCCCGCAGTGATCTAACCACCCAGCTCCTTTTCGTGACCTCAAATGTGTCGTGTCTGTCGGTTTTGTTAGCTAGTCGAAACGTCACAATGCTAATAAGGAGCTAACGCCCTCGCTTTTATGTTTCTGACGTGTAATCTGTCCTGCTGACTGTGTTCAAGCCTGTTTCAACTGTGTTCACATTGACTGTGAAACAGGGGAAGTAGCTGTACCGTCTCTAATGCACTGTCAATATACATGAGTGAAGATAAGATGATTCCATATTATGTGATGCTGCAGCAAGGAGGACAGTCACAAAATAGACATCAGTACAATTCATAATAAGTTTAGTAGTTTATATAGTGTGTGCAGaatacacacagtgcacacagaaTATACACAGttgtaaacagaatatacacAGCTGTAAACAGaatacacacagtgcacacagaaTATACACAGttgtaaacagaatatacacAGTTGTAAACAGaatacacacagtgcacacagaaTATACACAGTTGTAAACAGAATACACACAGAATATACACAGCTGTAAACAGaatacacacagtgcacacagatTATACACAGttgtaaacagaatatacacTGTAAACAGAACAGTGTAACAGATGGCCACTGTTGTTTCTTTTAGATGATTGTTTTCTTACATATTGAAGTAGTCTGTAACAGGTAGTGGTCGGTACATTAAAGTAGTTTCCCACCAAATTAAACTGCAGACTAAGGTGTCAGCGAGCTCGGAACCGACGCTGACAGTAAATTTCTGTCTGAAAGAAAAGCTGCTCCGATGACATTCATGCGGAATTGATGGCTGCCTTTCTGACGCAGAAACAGTGCCGTGCAGAGACCTTCACAGGGAGAGGTGCTCAAAATTGTAAAAACCTATAATTCAGTCGAATTCTATTTTTGCAGCGCCAAATCACCACATTCTTAATGTCAAGGCACTTGACATATGAAGGCCAAGACCTGAAAATAttacagagaaacccaacagttctcacaacgagcaaacacttaacgactgtggagagaaaagctccctttttttttaaaagtaagaGCAAAACCAAACTCAATttgggcggccatctgccttgaccggttggggtgagtgCAGAAAAATAGGGGAGAGGAAAGGTGGctggaaaaagaagagagagggggagagggattagagagagaccaggaacagttgtgcacCAGTTGgtggtagtggtagtagtaataataataataattacattaacAGTCAAAATAATGGTTgagatctggatcctgcagctctggagtcagaaaTACCtgcagaatgagagagagagcgagagggaaaGAAATACTCCAACATAATTTTGTAGCATAATTATAGCAACCCATATTCAAACAGACTGAAATATGGAATCTTACAAGCATCATACCGTTTAGGATAATCAAATTTCTCCAGAAGTGAATTTAAGTTCCTGTACTTCTGCCACTGAACATTCAAGCCACGTGAAAGCCATGAAGACGAGCAAAAAATAGGACACTTTGAAAATTGAGGGTCAAATGGGCAGCTGCTTGATCACCCAAATCATCAAATTTAAAACAAGACTTAATCTCTGATCAAAATTCtaaaattgatttgttttttgcttAGAGTCACTTGGACTAAAAACACACTCCCGCTAACATGCAAACATAACTAACAGCTCACTGCTTCATATCTGTTCATTCATGTCTTCCTC includes:
- the fkbp1b gene encoding peptidyl-prolyl cis-trans isomerase FKBP1B, which codes for MGVEVETISPGDGRTFPKKGQTCVVHYIGMLQNGKKFDSSRDRNKPFKFKIGRLEVIKGWEEGVAQMSLGQRAKITCTPDMAYGTTGHPGVIPPNATLIFDVELLKLE